In Candidatus Cohnella colombiensis, one DNA window encodes the following:
- a CDS encoding sigma-70 family RNA polymerase sigma factor has product MGFQSGADFCESFNGEEELLEELYRQMLRVVRHKLWRKGDSSDIVQEAWVRILENYPTLREKDKLVPWAKTIASNLASNANRKKKLVFECELDERRAAVHEPILESDLTMELSELLGLLSPRARTLLLYKFYYGFKDAEIAEALSLPIGTVKAQIHRSKLRLSKLELGRSNSSES; this is encoded by the coding sequence ATGGGTTTTCAATCGGGTGCGGACTTTTGCGAATCGTTCAATGGCGAAGAAGAGCTACTTGAGGAATTATATCGACAGATGCTTCGTGTCGTTCGACACAAGTTATGGCGCAAAGGTGATTCCAGTGACATTGTACAAGAAGCGTGGGTTCGCATCCTAGAAAACTATCCAACACTACGAGAAAAGGATAAGCTTGTACCTTGGGCCAAGACGATTGCCTCCAATTTGGCATCAAATGCAAATCGAAAGAAAAAGCTCGTATTTGAATGCGAGCTTGATGAACGAAGAGCTGCTGTACATGAACCGATCTTAGAATCAGACTTAACGATGGAATTGTCGGAGCTTTTGGGTTTACTTTCACCTAGAGCACGCACTTTGTTGCTGTATAAATTTTATTACGGCTTTAAGGATGCGGAAATAGCGGAGGCGCTGTCGTTACCAATAGGCACTGTGAAGGCTCAAATTCATCGTAGTAAATTGCGTTTAAGCAAGCTAGAACTTGGACGTTCAAACTCTAGTGAATCTTGA